From one Actinomycetota bacterium genomic stretch:
- a CDS encoding site-specific DNA-methyltransferase yields MATDFSPDDLGDLAALRTDLGALVVGGCLDTLRVIPAESLDLVVTSPPYDRQGKYRDGERYERAWYEDTFLKVTAEVFRVLKPHGSFVLNYRSKRHGSERGTLQYEIVLWLREQGFLFAEDFVWGKPSPPPGRFHRYLKDAVEYCFQFAKTPEWQFFPEHCLSPARWDAKDRERRKRLAHNYERVDEPSGHGRKRVQAGPDMVRPSTLLLMEPEFGPNPSSHPARFPIALPRFFINLLTEPGQIVFDPFAGTCTTAIAAELLGRRWVVTEMDEHYTSVLADRLTTGR; encoded by the coding sequence GTGGCGACCGACTTCTCCCCAGACGACCTCGGGGACCTGGCCGCCCTGCGGACGGACCTCGGGGCGTTGGTGGTCGGAGGCTGCCTCGACACCCTCCGCGTGATTCCGGCGGAATCGCTCGACCTCGTGGTCACCTCGCCGCCATACGACCGCCAGGGGAAGTACCGAGACGGCGAACGGTACGAGCGGGCCTGGTACGAGGATACGTTCCTCAAGGTGACCGCCGAGGTGTTCCGGGTGCTCAAGCCCCACGGGTCCTTCGTCCTCAACTACCGCTCGAAGCGCCACGGCTCCGAGCGCGGGACCCTTCAGTACGAGATCGTGCTGTGGCTGCGGGAACAGGGGTTCCTGTTCGCCGAGGACTTCGTGTGGGGGAAGCCGTCGCCCCCGCCCGGGCGTTTCCACCGGTACCTCAAGGACGCCGTGGAGTACTGCTTCCAGTTCGCCAAGACCCCGGAGTGGCAGTTCTTCCCGGAGCACTGCCTGTCGCCCGCCCGGTGGGACGCGAAGGACCGGGAGCGGCGGAAGCGACTCGCCCACAACTACGAGCGCGTGGACGAGCCATCCGGCCATGGGCGCAAGCGGGTCCAGGCCGGGCCGGACATGGTGCGTCCTTCCACGCTGCTGCTCATGGAGCCGGAGTTCGGGCCGAACCCTTCGAGCCATCCGGCCCGGTTCCCGATCGCCCTGCCGCGGTTCTTCATCAACCTGCTCACGGAGCCGGGCCAGATCGTGTTCGACCCTTTCGCCGGGACGTGCACAACGGCGATCGCCGCTGAACTCCTCGGTCGGCGCTGGGTCGTCACCGAGATGGACGAACACTACACCTCCGTTCTGGCCGACCGGCTCACCACCGGACGATAG